The following proteins come from a genomic window of Musa acuminata AAA Group cultivar baxijiao chromosome BXJ1-7, Cavendish_Baxijiao_AAA, whole genome shotgun sequence:
- the LOC135679053 gene encoding FT-interacting protein 3-like, with the protein MSSYKLGVEVVSAHDLMPKDGQGSACPCVELQFDGQKFRTTIKEKDLNPVWNECFYFNIANPASLPELELEAFVYNVNRATHSRPFLGKVRIAGTSFVPYADAVVMHYPLEKRGIFSRVKGELGLKVFLTDDPSIKPSSPLPAIGPHSNDIPPSQAHQVPAQVSILNTSSPPENRSEARYNFHSVPKEVHQHHSSAPISEPVRYAADPMKPEPQPPRIVRMYSSASSQQPVDYALKETSPFLGGGQIVGGRVIRADKPASTYDLVEQMQYLFVRVVKAKDLPAMDVTGSLDPFVEVRVGNYKGTTKHFEKKQNPEWNEVFAFSRDQLQASIVEVVVKDKDLVKDDFVGLVRFDLNDVPSRVPPDSPLAPEWYRLEDKKGDKTKGELMLAVWIGTQADESFPDAWHSDAAAPVGASAVGSHIRSKVYHAPRLWYVRVNVVEAQDIVMSDKTRFPDVYVKVQLGNQVLRTRAVQARTFNPLWNEDFMLVAAEPFEDHLILSVEDRVGPNKDEVIGRVIIPLGSIEKRADDRIIYGRWFSLEKPVAVDVDQLKKDKFSSRIHLRVCLDGGYHVLDESTHYSSDLRPTAKQLWKPSIGLLELGILNAEGLHPMKTQEGKGTSDTYCVAKYGQKWVRTRTIINSLSPKYNEQYTWEVYDPDTVLTVGVFDNCQLGEKGSSGNKDAKIGKVRIRLSTLETGRVYTHSYPLLVLHPSGIKKMGELHLAIRFSSTSLINMLYTYSRPLLPKMHYIRPLTMMQQDMLRHQAVQIVAARLGRMEPPLRKEVVEYMSDVDSHLWSMRRSKANFFRLMSVFSGLFAVSKWFKDVCAWKNPITTVLVHILFLMLVCFPELVLPTIFLYMFMIGIWNYRYRPRYPPHMNIKISHAEAVQPDELDEEFDTFPTSRSAELVRMRYDRLRSVAGRIQTVVGDLATQGERVQALLSWRDPRATAIFVVFCLVAALVLYVTPLQVLIALAGFYVMRHPRFRHRMPSAPVNFFRRLPARTDSML; encoded by the coding sequence ATGAGCAGTTATAAATTGGGTGTGGAAGTTGTAAGTGCCCATGACCTCATGCCCAAGGATGGGCAAGGTTCTGCCTGTCCGTGTGTGGAGCTTCAGTTTGATGGCCAGAAGTTTCGTACCACCATCAAGGAAAAAGACCTTAATCCTGTCTGGAATGAATGCTTCTACTTCAACATTGCAAATCCTGCTTCTCTTCCTGAACTTGAACTTGAAGCTTTTGTGTACAACGTGAACAGAGCTACACATTCCAGGCCATTCCTTGGCAAGGTCCGAATTGCTGGAACCTCGTTTGTTCCCTATGCAGATGCTGTAGTCATGCACTATCCATTGGAAAAGCGTGGCATATTTTCACGTGTGAAGGGAGAACTTGGCCTTAAGGTTTTCCTTACTGATGATCCCTCAATAAAACCTTCTAGTCCACTTCCAGCAATTGGTCCTCACTCAAATGATATTCCTCCAAGTCAAGCACATCAAGTACCTGCCCAAGTCTCAATATTAAATACAAGCTCACCTCCAGAAAACAGATCAGAAGCAAGGTATAACTTTCACAGTGTCCCAAAAGAAGTCCACCAGCACCATTCTTCTGCTCCAATTAGTGAGCCAGTGAGGTATGCAGCTGATCCTATGAAACCTGAGCCTCAGCCCCCCAGAATTGTCAGGATGTACTCATCGGCGTCCTCCCAACAACCAGTGGATTATGCACTAAAAGAAACTAGCCCTTTCCTTGGTGGTGGTCAGATTGTTGGAGGCCGAGTTATTCGTGCTGATAAGCCAGCTAGTACATATGATCTTGTGGAACAAATGCAATATCTTTTTGTGCGTGTGGTGAAGGCAAAAGATTTGCCAGCCATGGATGTTACAGGAAGCCTAGATCCTTTTGTCGAAGTGAGAGTGGGTAACTACAAGGGAACCACAAAGCATTTTGAGAAGAAGCAGAACCCAGAATGGAATGAAGTATTTGCATTTTCTAGAGATCAGCTGCAGGCATCAATTGTTGAAGTTGTGGTCAAAGACAAGGATCTGGTTAAGGATGATTTTGTTGGTTTGGTTCGCTTTGATTTAAATGATGTACCGTCACGTGTCCCACCAGATAGTCCATTGGCTCCAGAGTGGTACCGGCTTGAGGATAAGAAGGGTGATAAAACAAAGGGTGAACTGATGCTTGCGGTTTGGATAGGAACCCAAGCTGATGAGTCATTTCCTGATGCATGGCACTCGGATGCGGCGGCACCTGTTGGTGCCTCTGCTGTTGGCTCTCACATAAGGTCGAAAGTCTACCATGCACCCAGGCTATGGTATGTTCGAGTCAACGTTGTTGAGGCACAAGATATTGTAATGTCTGACAAGACCCGCTTTCCCGATGTTTATGTCAAGGTACAACTGGGCAATCAGGTCTTGAGGACAAGAGCAGTTCAGGCACGGACATTCAACCCTCTTTGGAATGAGGACTTCATGCTTGTGGCTGCAGAACCCTTTGAGGATCACCTCATTCTCTCTGTAGAGGACCGTGTAGGACCAAACAAAGATGAGGTGATAGGCCGTGTTATTATTCCATTGGGGTCTATAGAGAAGCGAGCTGATGACCGTATTATCTATGGTCGGTGGTTCAGTCTTGAGAAGCCTGTTGCTGTTGATGTGGACCAGCTAAAGAAGGACAAATTTTCAAGCCGGATTCACCTCCGTGTCTGCCTGGATGGTGGATATCATGTGCTTGATGAGTCCACCCACTACAGCAGTGACCTCCGACCAACAGCAAAGCAGCTATGGAAGCCATCAATTGGGTTGCTTGAGCTTGGCATACTTAATGCAGAGGGGCTTCATCCCATGAAGACACAAGAAGGAAAGGGGACGTCAGATACATACTGTGTAGCCAAGTATGGGCAGAAATGGGTCCGTACTCGTACTATCATCAACAGCCTGTCCCCGAAATACAATGAGCAGTATACTTGGGAAGTTTATGATCCAGATACAGTTCTTACAGTTGGTGTCTTTGACAATTGCCAACTAGGAGAGAAGGGTTCTAGCGGTAACAAGGATGCAAAGATTGGCAAGGTTCGCATACGTCTTTCAACTCTTGAAACAGGCCGTGTGTACACACACTCATACCCGCTTCTAGTTTTACACCCTTCAGGCATCAAGAAGATGGGTGAACTCCATCTTGCCATACGGTTCTCATCGACATCATTGATTAACATGTTGTACACATACTCAAGGCCTTTGCTGCCTAAGATGCATTACATTCGGCCATTAACCATGATGCAACAGGACATGCTGCGGCACCAAGCCGTCCAAATAGTAGCTGCACGACTTGGCAGAATGGAGCCACCCCTCAGAAAGGAAGTTGTCGAATACATGTCTGATGTGGACTCCCACTTATGGAGTATGCGTCGAAGCAAAGCAAATTTCTTCAGGCTTATGTCAGTTTTCTCTGGCTTGTTTGCAGTGAGCAAGTGGTTTAAAGATGTCTGCGCATGGAAGAACCCCATCACCACTGTGTTGGTGCACATTCTGTTCCTAATGCTCGTATGCTTCCCAGAACTGGTACTTCCTACTATATTTCTGTACATGTTCATGATAGGCATTTGGAATTACCGCTATCGGCCACGGTATCCTCCACACATGAACATAAAAATTTCTCATGCGGAGGCTGTGCAACCGGATGAGCTTGATGAGGAGTTTGATACATTTCCCACCAGCAGGAGCGCAGAGCTtgttcgaatgaggtatgatcggCTAAGGAGCGTTGCTGGAAGGATACAAACTGTGGTTGGAGATTTAGCGACTCAAGGGGAGAGGGTCCAGGCATTGCTTAGTTGGAGGGATCCACGGGCGACAGCTATATTTGTGGTATTCTGCTTGGTGGCAGCACTCGTGCTGTATGTGACCCCATTGCAGGTGTTAATTGCCCTGGCAGGCTTCTATGTCATGCGGCATCCGAGATTCCGACACAGGATGCCTTCTGCGCCTGTAAACTTCTTCCGGAGGTTGCCAGCAAGGACTGACAGTATGCTTTAG
- the LOC135679054 gene encoding probable CoA ligase CCL9 yields MEGLTTLTGLLRKAAGDFPSRRAITVPGRHELTHARLHQLVDAAAARLAAAGVRPGDVVALAFPNTVELVIVFLAVLRTRAVAAPLNPAYTRDEFVFYLSDSESILLLTNAEGNAAAEAAAAQLGIPRAAASLRDPSGLLELTLPGDRPAAEGVAPVAGRVNDPSDVALFLHTSGTTSRPKGVPLTQLNLAASVTNIRSVYRLSESDSTVIVLPLFHVHGLVAALLSSLVAGASVTLPAAGRFSASTFWADMLASGATWYTAVPTIHQILLDRHAARPEPAYPKLRFIRSCSASLAPAILEHLEAAFGAPVLEAYAMTEAAHQMASNPLREDGPRKPGAVGRPTGLEMAILDEEGARRPPGVPGEVCIRGPNVTRGYKNNPEANKAAFAFGWFHTGDVGFLDSDGYLHLVGRIKELINRGGEKISPIEVDAVLLEHSDIAQAVAFGVPDDKYGEEINCAVIPKEDAEIDEADVLRHCRKNLAAFKVPKRVFITDSLPKTATGKIQRRTVAEFFVPPAKAPRAGA; encoded by the exons ATGGAAGGGCTCACGACTCTGACCGGGCTGCTGCGGAAGGCCGCCGGAGACTTCCCCTCCCGGCGCGCCATCACCGTCCCCGGGCGCCACGAGCTCACTCACGCCCGCCTCCACCAACTTGTGGACGCCGCCGCAGCTCGCCTTGCTGCAGCCGGCGTACGCCCTGGCGACGTCGTCGCCCTCGCCTTCCCCAACACCGTTGAG CTTGTGATTGTGTTCTTGGCTGTGCTCCGCACCCGTGCCGTGGCCGCCCCGCTCAACCCGGCCTACACCCGCGATGAATTCGTGTTCTACCTCTCCGACTCTGAGTCGATTCTGCTGCTGACGAATGCCGAGGGCAACGCGGCGGCGGAGGCTGCCGCGGCCCAGCTCGGGATCCCCCGTGCCGCCGCCTCCCTCCGTGACCCCTCCGGCTTGCTCGAGCTCACCCTCCCGGGAGACAGGCCCGCGGCAGAGGGCGTCGCCCCAGTCGCCGGTCGCGTCAACGACCCCTCGGACGTCGCTCTGTTCCTGCACACCTCCGGCACGACGAGCCGGCCCAAGGGCGTGCCCCTCACCCAGCTCAACCTGGCCGCGTCCGTCACCAACATCCGGTCCGTGTACCGGCTCAGTGAGTCCGACTCGACCGTGATCGTTCTCCCCCTGTTTCATGTTCACGGCCTTGTCGCCGCACTCCTCTCATCCCTTGTCGCCGGCGCCTCGGTCACCCTTCCGGCCGCTGGCCGCTTCTCGGCCTCCACCTTCTGGGCCGACATGCTCGCCTCCGGCGCCACGTGGTACACCGCGGTGCCCACCATCCACCAAATCCTGCTCGACCGCCACGCAGCCCGGCCCGAGCCCGCCTACCCTAAGCTCCGCTTCATACGGAGCTGCAGCGCGTCGCTGGCACCGGCGATCCTGGAGCACCTGGAGGCCGCCTTCGGCGCGCCGGTGCTGGAGGCATACGCGATGACGGAGGCCGCGCACCAAATGGCGTCGAACCCGTTGCGAGAGGACGGCCCGCGGAAGCCAGGCGCTGTGGGGCGGCCAACGGGGCTGGAGATGGCGATCCTCGACGAAGAGGGCGCCCGCCGCCCGCCGGGCGTGCCAGGGGAGGTGTGCATCCGCGGACCCAACGTGACCCGGGGCTACAAGAACAATCCGGAGGCGAACAAGGCGGCCTTTGCCTTCGGATGGTTCCACACCGGCGACGTCGGCTTCCTGGACAGCGATGGCTACCTCCACCTCGTCGGTCGCATCAAGGAGCTCATCAACCGCGGAG GCGAGAAGATCTCTCCGATAGAGGTGGACGCGGTGCTGCTGGAGCATTCCGACATCGCGCAGGCGGTGGCGTTCGGCGTGCCGGACGACAAGTACGGGGAAGAG ATAAACTGCGCGGTGATACCGAAGGAGGACGCGGAGATCGACGAGGCGGATGTGCTGAGGCACTGCCGGAAGAACCTGGCGGCGTTCAAGGTGCCGAAGAGGGTGTTCATAACGGACTCGCTGCCGAAGACGGCGACGGGGAAGATCCAGCGCCGGACGGTGGCCGAGTTCTTCGTGCCGCCCGCCAAGGCACCCAGGGCCGGAGCTTAA